A segment of the Candidatus Methylacidithermus pantelleriae genome:
AAGTATGTCATTGGATGGGCCGTCGGTCACCTGTTAGAGTTGGCTCTTCCGGGCGAGATCGATCAAAAACACAAAAAGTGGGGGCTTGAAGAGCTCCCGATCCTTCCGGAATCCTTTCCGCTAAAGCCGGTGGAAAAGCACCGCGAGCAATTGGACTGTCTTCTTAAGCTTCTCAGCCGGCCTGACATCGAGCTTGTGATTAATGCCTGTGATGCAGGCCGCGAGGGAGAACTCATCTTCCAGTACTTGTGGCGATACGCATCCGTGAACAAACCGGTCGCGCGGTTGTGGCTCCAATCCATGACGGTGGATGCCATTGGCGAAGCGTTCCGCCGGCTTCGGTCTTCGGAGGAAATGCGTGCGCTTGCGGATGCGGCCGTGTCGCGCAGCGAAAGCGACTGGCTGGTAGGCATTAATGGAACCCGAGCGCTCACGGCTGTTCGTTCGCGGCCAGGGGGATTTGCTCTTACCCCTGTGGGGCGCGTGCAAACGCCGACCCTGGCGATTGTCGTGGAACGAGACCGGAGAATCTTCCGGTTTCCAAGCCGCCCATATTGGCGGTTGGAAGGAACCTTTCAGTGGGAAGGGGGCACGTACCGGGGTAGGTGGTGGGACCCCGAAGTTTCCCAGGGGCAAAGGGAGGAGTCTGACGAGGGGGTGGGTCGACCCGATCGAATTTGGGATAAGGCAAAGGCTGAGGAGATCTACCAGAAATGCCTGGGAAAGACAGGGCAGGCTCGAGAAGAACGGAAAAGTGTTCAACAATCCTCTCCCCTTTTGTTTGATCTCACAAGCCTTCAGCGCGAGGCTAACAATCGATTCGGCTGGAGTGCTGCTCGTACGCTGGATGTCCTTCAGGCGCTCTACGAAAAGCACAAGGCGGTTACGTATCCCCGCACCGACTCTCGATGCCTTCCGGAAGACTACGTTGTTGTGGCCGAAAGGGTTTTGCGAGATCTTTCGTCTGGTCGGTGGGGTTCGTTCATCGAGCCGGTGTTACGGGGTGGGTGGGTCGGCCCGGACAAACGAATTTTTAATAACGCCAAGGTTACCGATCATTTTGCGATCATTCCCACAGGGCATACCCCTTCCGGGCTTTCCCCAGCGGAGGAGCGATTATTCGAACTAGTCGTCAAACGATTTGTGGCGGCCTTCTACCCACCTGCTCGATGGGAAACCGTTGTTCGGTTCACCCAGGTGGAGGGTGAAGTCTTTCGATCGGAAGGGAGGCGTCTGGTCGAAGCGGGTTGGATGGTGGTGTATGGAAGGGAGGAGGAGATCGGACAAGAGGAGGAGCTTCCTCCTCTTCCTGCGCATGCCCGTGTCGTTGTGCAGTCGCTTGAGCTCGTAGAGGACTCTACTCAACCGCCACCGTATTTCACGGAGGCAACTCTATTGGCGGCCATGGAAAATGCCGGCAAGTTGGTCGAGGATGAGGTTTTGCGCGAGGCTATGGCGAAGAAAGGCCTAGGTACGCCGGCTACACGGGCAGCGATCATTGAGGGGCTCGTCGAGGAAAAGTACCTGGGTCGTTTTGGCCGGGAGCTTTTCGCCACTCCAAAGGCTTTCCTTCTTTTGGAACTTTTGCAGGCAGCGGGAATCCCGGCGCTTTCTTCTGCTGAAATGACAGGGGAATGGGAGTTTAAACTGCAACAGATGGAGAGGGGAAAGCTTCCCCGGTCCCTTTTCATGAGCGAGATTAGGGATCTAACCCAACAGGTCGTAGCAAAAGCGAAAGGATTTTTGGAAAAAGGAACGTATTATAGGAGTTTTGCGGGGCGGTCTCCGCTTGATGGGTCCCCTATGGTGGAGACGCTGGAGGATTACCGAACACTGGATGGAAGTTATCGCCTGCCAAAATACATCGCCGGTCGGCCACTGGAACCCGACGAGGCTTTGGCACTGTTGGAGAGGGGCCGAGTGGGGCCGCTGCGAGGATTCCGGTCAAGAAAGGGAAAACCTTTCGAAGCCGTTGTGCGACTGGCTCCCGGCGGGAAGGTGGAGCTAGAGTTTCCTTCCCAGCCCGAGGATCCTACCAAGGGAGACTCACAAGCTCTCCCCGAGGGAGATCCGCTAGGATTTTGTCCAGTAGACGGCAGTCCGGTCTTTGAAACGGCGTCCGATTACCGGTGCCAGAAAGCAACACAGGGTGGGGAGGGTTGCTCATTTCGGCTCAGTAAGCAGATCCTCGGAAGACCGATTCCCCGGGAGCAGGTGAAAAAACTCCTTGAGGAAGGAAAAACCGATCTTTTGGCGGGATTTTACTCACAAAAAAGGCGTCGAAAGTTTCGCGCGCAGCTGGTCTGGAAAGATGGCAAGCTTGGCTTTGTGTTTCCGGAATCTTTTCGAAGGAAAAAAGGGAGCAAGCAAGGGAAAAACCCATAGGTTTCCGGCCCGCGGGGCGGACAGCGCTGCCGACGATTCGCGCGCTGAGGTTTCACCGGCAAACCCAGGTGGCGCCCAGTCCCACGTTTTTCGCAGCCAAAGGCGCGGGAGGCCCTTGATTTCCTCCCGACTAGCCAGGTGTTCCCTGCGCTACTTTGAGTCTCTTCCCAATCGCCGCCAAA
Coding sequences within it:
- a CDS encoding DNA topoisomerase 3 produces the protein MGKALVITEKPSVAADIAKALGRFQQKGNYYENEKYVIGWAVGHLLELALPGEIDQKHKKWGLEELPILPESFPLKPVEKHREQLDCLLKLLSRPDIELVINACDAGREGELIFQYLWRYASVNKPVARLWLQSMTVDAIGEAFRRLRSSEEMRALADAAVSRSESDWLVGINGTRALTAVRSRPGGFALTPVGRVQTPTLAIVVERDRRIFRFPSRPYWRLEGTFQWEGGTYRGRWWDPEVSQGQREESDEGVGRPDRIWDKAKAEEIYQKCLGKTGQAREERKSVQQSSPLLFDLTSLQREANNRFGWSAARTLDVLQALYEKHKAVTYPRTDSRCLPEDYVVVAERVLRDLSSGRWGSFIEPVLRGGWVGPDKRIFNNAKVTDHFAIIPTGHTPSGLSPAEERLFELVVKRFVAAFYPPARWETVVRFTQVEGEVFRSEGRRLVEAGWMVVYGREEEIGQEEELPPLPAHARVVVQSLELVEDSTQPPPYFTEATLLAAMENAGKLVEDEVLREAMAKKGLGTPATRAAIIEGLVEEKYLGRFGRELFATPKAFLLLELLQAAGIPALSSAEMTGEWEFKLQQMERGKLPRSLFMSEIRDLTQQVVAKAKGFLEKGTYYRSFAGRSPLDGSPMVETLEDYRTLDGSYRLPKYIAGRPLEPDEALALLERGRVGPLRGFRSRKGKPFEAVVRLAPGGKVELEFPSQPEDPTKGDSQALPEGDPLGFCPVDGSPVFETASDYRCQKATQGGEGCSFRLSKQILGRPIPREQVKKLLEEGKTDLLAGFYSQKRRRKFRAQLVWKDGKLGFVFPESFRRKKGSKQGKNP